A single window of Aphidius gifuensis isolate YNYX2018 linkage group LG1, ASM1490517v1, whole genome shotgun sequence DNA harbors:
- the LOC122860863 gene encoding LOW QUALITY PROTEIN: glycine receptor subunit beta-type 4 (The sequence of the model RefSeq protein was modified relative to this genomic sequence to represent the inferred CDS: substituted 5 bases at 5 genomic stop codons), which yields MVDNCLFRQFDFLDGENKKNNLPNGPRLPENYVKEIRPSLSRGKPVVVDFTLFVVDINSINVEDMDFRIDHFICQSWTESRLIITDVIFEKDDDYVILPLEFYEKLWQPDPYFLNSKVTEIETLTHKFSSVMLFKNKTVXYFARMHAIVACQMEFXLYPMDIQICSIYIESFXHSSKKLRLRWGHSGVTVNPELKLLSWFXFWLGLDAIPGRVTLLVTSMLTLVTMFTSLKTDIPPVAYVKALDLWMAGCMIFVFTSLGEFIVVKVMDLRCQQSVNYQRHLTARLSCMERNPIXKKIDRYSRIIFPTLFLFFVLLYWPIVVLKNKNHQNKYGKIIR from the exons TTTCTTAGATggtgagaataaaaaaaataatttaccaaatgGTCCAAGATTACCCGAAAACTACGTCAAag aaattcgaCCATCTTTGTCAAGAGGTAAGccagttgttgttgattttacaCTTTTTGTCGTTGacattaattcaataaatgttGAAGATATGGATTTccg aattgatCATTTTATATGTCAAAGCTGGACAGAATCACGATTAATAATAACTGAtgttatatttgaaaaagatgATGATTATGTAATACTTCCATTagaattttatgaaaaacttTGGCAGCCAgatccatattttttaaattcaaaagt tacagagATCGAAACATTAAcacataaattttcatcagtcatgcttttcaaaaataaaacagtttGATATTTTGCAAGAATGCATGCAATTGTCGCTTGTCAAATGGAATTTTAACTTTACCCAATGGACATACAAATATGCTCTATTTACATTGAAAGTT tttaacaCAGTAGTAAAAAATTACGTCTTCGTTGGGGTCATAGTGGTGTTACTGTTAATCcagaattaaaattgttatcatGGTTTTAATTTTGGCTTGGTCTTGATGCAATACCAGGACGTGTGACATTGCTTGTAACAAGTATGCTTACTCTTGTTACAATGTTTACTAGTCTTAAAACAGATATACCACCAGTTGCTTATGTGAAa GCACTTGATCTATGGATGGCAGGATGTatgatttttgtatttacGTCTCTTGGTGAATTTATCGTGGTCAAGGTTATGGACTTGAGATGTCAACAATCAGTTAACTATCAACGTCATTTAACTGcg agaTTATCGTGTATGGAAAGAAatccaatataaaaaaaaattgatcgtTACAGTAGAATTATATTTCCaacattatttcttttttttgtattacttTATTGGCCAattgttgtattaaaaaataaaaatcatcaaaataaatatggcAAAATaataagatga
- the LOC122854675 gene encoding periodic tryptophan protein 2 homolog, which produces MKFSYKFSNLLGTVYVKGDLLFSPDGTSVISPVGNRITIYDLKNNKSTTLPVESRFNYNAIDLSPNGNVLVAINEEGDAHIISMISRMIIHSYRFKKPVCCVKFSPDGKHFAICKENRVFVYNAPCLESGNFNPFIMERVFSGAIDDTTNICWSFDSKFLAVGSKDTSTKLYSLEKYKNFRHCNLGGHSDEIVSCFFEKKTYDISTLSRNGQLCIWECSINPDDLVINEPSIKRVKNNNNNNDNGDESEDDVDIDNAVEKTEKENAKMTKNKMEKTDDGDDDTADDKKNKSKRLIFKKLARHYLADEPRKQDRAAILTAAAYHTDTKILVTGFSNGCFYLHELPEVNMIHSLSISNQCISSIALNSTGDWIALGCSKLGQLLVWEWQSETYAMKQQGHSNNMNSLAYSPDGLFLITGGDDGKVKLWNTLSGFCTITFSEHTSGISAVLFSHNRKFIVSASLDGTARAYDLTRYRNFKTYTSPKPVQFSCLALDSSDEFLAAGGQDFFDIYLWSIKLGTLLEVLSGHEGPVVSLSFSPSPSSTSLASVSWDKTLKLWNAIENGSDHETLKLTSDGLCVVYRPDGNEVAVSTLDGQISFFDVKTSIQISSIEGRKDLGSGRSDTDLITAKKNLEGKAFTTLCYSADGNCIIAGGHSKNICIYNITESVLVKKFEITQNRSFDAVDDFINRRKMTEFGNIALIEEREANEGGKVSIRVPGARKGDMASRNFKPEIRVYSLQFSPTGQSFAATTTEGLSIYSLDVGLVFDPFELDIGVTPETVKNTLNNKDYAKALMMSIKLNEKDLIRYVIENIPHIDIELTVNSMSLVYIERLLKFIATEMEKTKHIHFYLIWIENIFIKQGHNINSALQMPVLLNLQKNMQQKYDDLSKICDFNQYTMDFIKNTAQMKSKKLIQDSQDDSDDEFIEQMDIDN; this is translated from the exons atgaAGTTTTCATACAAG TTTAGTAATTTACTTGGTACTGTTTATGTCAAAggagatttattattttccccTGATGGAACATCTGTAATAAGTCCAGTGGGTAATCGTATCacaatttatgatttaaaaaataataaatcaacaacattaCCAGTTGAAAGTCGATTTAACTATAATGCAATTGATTTATCACCAAATGGAAATGTTCTTGTTGCTATCAATGAAGAGGGTGATGCTCATATTATCAGTATGATTAGCAGAATGATAATTCATTCATACAGATTTAAAAAACCTGTATGTTGTGTTAAATTTTCACCAGATGGAAAACACTTTGCTATTTGTAAAGAAAATAgag taTTTGTATATAATGCTCCATGTTTGGAAAGTGGAAATTTTAATCCATTTATAATGGAAAGAGTATTTAGTGGTGCAATAGATGAcacaacaaatatttgttGGTCATttgattcaaaatttttagcaGTCGGTTCAAAAGatacatcaacaaaattatatagtcttgaaaaatataaaaattttcgtcATTGTAATTTAGGTGGTCATTCTGATGAAATAGtatcatgtttttttgaaaaaaaaacatatgataTATCAACATTAAGTAGAAATGGACAATTATGTATTTGGGAATGTTCAATTAATCCAGATGATCTTGTTATTAATGAACCATCTATAAAACgtgtaaaaaataacaataacaacaatgatAATGGTGATGAATCTGAGGATGatgttgatattgataatgctgttgaaaaaactgaaaaagaaaatgctaaaatgacaaaaaataaaatggaaaaaactgatgatggtgatgatgatactgctgatgataaaaaaaataaaagtaaaagattaatatttaaaaaattagcaagACATTATTTAGCTGATGAACCAAGAAAACAAGATAGAGCAGCAATTTTAACAGCAGCAGCTTATCATACAGATACAAAAATACTTGTAACTGGTTTTAGTAATGGTTGTTTTTATCTTCATGAACTCCCAGAAGTTAATATGATACATTCATTAAGTATATCAAATCAGTGTATATCATCAATTGCATTAAATTCAACTGGTGATTGGATTGCCCTTGGTTGCTCAAAACTTGGACAACTTTTAGTTTGGGAATGGCAAAGTGAAACATATGCAATGAAACAACAAGGTCATAGTAATAATATGAATAGTCTTGCATATAGTCCAgatggtttatttttaataactggtggtgatgatggaaAAGTTAAACTTTGGAATACATTAAGTGGTTTTTGTACAATAACATTTTCTGAGCATACATCAGGAATATCAGCAGTATTATTCAGtcataatagaaaatttattgtatcagCATCACTTGATGGTACAGCAAGAGCATATGATTTAACAAGATAtcgtaattttaaaacttataCATCACCAAAACCAGTACAATTTTCATGCTTAGCATTGGATTCAAGTGATGAATTTCTTGCTGCTGGTGGACaagatttttttgatatttatttatggtcAATTAAACTTGGTACATTATTAGAAGTATTAAGTGGACATGAAGGACCAGTTGTTAGTTTATCATTTAGTCCAAGTCCTTCAAGTACAAGTCTTGCATCAGTATCATGggataaaacattaaaattatggAATGCAATTGAAAATGGTTCAGATCatgaaacattaaaattaacatctGATGGTCTTTGTGTTGTTTATAGACCAGATGGTAATGAAGTTGCTGTATCAACATTAGATGgacaaatatcattttttgatgttaaaaCATCAATACAAATTTCAAGTATTGAAGGACGTAAAGATTTAGGTAGTGGAAGATCAGATACTGATTTAAtaacagctaaaaaaaatttagaaggTAAAGCATTTACAACACTTTGTTATTCAGCTGATGGTAATTGTATTATTGCTGGTGgacattcaaaaaatatatgtatttataatataacagAATCAGTGTtggttaaaaaatttgaaataacacAAAATAGATCATTTGATgctgttgatgattttataaatagacGTAAAATGACAGAATTTGGTAATATAGCATTAATTGAAGAACGTGAAGCAAATGAAGGTGGTAAAGTATCAATAAGAGTACCTGGTGCTAGAAAAGGTGATATGGCTAGTAGAAACTTTAAGCCAGAAATACGTGTTTATAGTTTACAATTTTCACCAACTGGACAATCATTTgcagcaacaacaactgaaggtttatcaatatattcacTTGATGTTGGTTTAGTATTTGATCCATTTGAACTTGATATTGGTGTTACACCAGAAACAGTTAAAAATACacttaataataaagattatGCTAAAGCATTAATgatgtcaattaaattaaatgaaaaagatttaataagatatgtcattgaaaatataccaCATATTGATATTGAATTAACTGTTAATAGTATGTCACTTGTTTATATTGAAagattgttaaaatttattgcaacagaaatggaaaaaacaaaacacatacatttttatttaatatggattgaaaatatatttattaaacaaggACACAATATTAATTCTGCATTACAAATGCCAGTATTacttaatttacaaaaaaatatgcaacaaaaatatgatgatttaagTAAAATTTGTGATTTTAATCAGTATACTAtggattttattaaaaatactgcTCAAATGAAATCAAAAAAACTCATTCAAGACAGCCAAGATGATagtgatgatgaatttattgaacaaatggatattgataattga
- the LOC122854703 gene encoding V-type proton ATPase 16 kDa proteolipid subunit — MAELAVENPVYGPFFGVMGAASAIIFSALGAAYGTAKSGTGIAAMSVMRPELIMKSIIPVVMAGIIAIYGLVVAVLICTAIEEPSKYTLFKGFCHLGAGLAVGFSGLAAGFAIGIVGDAGVRGTAQQPRLFVGMILILIFAEVLGLYGLIVAIFLFTKN, encoded by the exons atggcTGAACTTGCTGTTGAAAATCCTGTCTACGGACCATTTTTTGGTGTTATGGGCGCCGCCTCTGCCATCATTTTTTCCG ctCTTGGAGCAGCATATGGTACTGCTAAATCTGGTACAGGTATTGCTGCCATGTCAGTCATGAGACCTGAGCTTATCATGAAATCAATCATCCCTGTTGTCATGGCTGGTATTATTGCCATTTATGGTTTGGTTGTTGCTGTACTGATTTGTACTGCTATTGAAGAACCATCAAAATATACACTTTTCAA gGGTTTCTGTCATCTTGGTGCTGGATTAGCTGTTGGCTTTTCTGGTCTTGCTGCTGGTTTTGCTATTGGAATTGTTGGTGATGCTGGTGTAAGAGGAACAGCCCAACAACCAAGACTTTTTGTTGGTATGATTCTCATACTTATTTTTGCTGAAGTATTGGGTCTTTACGGTCTCATCGTTGCTATCTTCCTTTTCACCAAAAATTAG